The Steroidobacteraceae bacterium genomic interval TATGAGGTCGACACGCGCGAATTGGATGGCGATGACGGTCATCGCTACAGCGTCCATGCAAAGCTGGCCGTGCGTCTGCAGCGCGATGAAATGCAGGAGCGTTCGAAGTCGTTTCGCGAGCTCGCCGAGCGTCACGGCGGGCGCTATGACGGCTGGGCCGCTGCCGGGCGCTAGCCGCGCGACGTCTGCTGGCGCACCGCTTCTGCCGCGCGAGCGACGGCCTCGGCGTCGCCGAGGTAGCGGCTTGCTGTCGGGCGCAAACCGTCGTCCAATTGGTACAGCAGGGGCGCTCCGGTCGGGATATTGAGCTCCACGATCTGTGCTTCGGAAACGTTGTCCAGCATCTTGACCATGGCGCGCAGCGAGTTGCCATGGGCTACGACCAGCACATTGCGTCCCGCGCCGAGCGCCGGCGCCAACGTCCGCTCCCAGTATGGCTTGACGCGCGCGAGCGTGTCCTTGAGTGATTCGGTCGCCGGCAATTCGTTCGCTGTCAGGCCGGCATAACGCTCATCGAAGCGCGGATGGCGACGGTCATCCAGTGCAAGAGGTGGTGGCGCGATATCGTAGCTGCGTCGCCAGATCTTCACTTGTGCCTCGCCGTGCTGCGCCACGGTTTCGGCCTTGTTCAAGCCCTGCAATGCGCCATAGTGACGTTCATTGAGCCGCCAGCTGCGCTCGACCGGCACCCACATGCGATCCATGGCATCGAGCATGATCCACAGTGTGCGTATCGCGCGCTTGAGAGTGGAGGTGAAGGCCAGATCGACCTTGAGCTGCTCGGCGAGCAGGAGCTGTCCCGCCTGGCGCGCTTCCT includes:
- the gpmA gene encoding 2,3-diphosphoglycerate-dependent phosphoglycerate mutase, with protein sequence MTGKLILVRHGQSTWNLENLFTGWTDVDLTEQGREEARQAGQLLLAEQLKVDLAFTSTLKRAIRTLWIMLDAMDRMWVPVERSWRLNERHYGALQGLNKAETVAQHGEAQVKIWRRSYDIAPPPLALDDRRHPRFDERYAGLTANELPATESLKDTLARVKPYWERTLAPALGAGRNVLVVAHGNSLRAMVKMLDNVSEAQIVELNIPTGAPLLYQLDDGLRPTASRYLGDAEAVARAAEAVRQQTSRG